A region of Flavobacteriales bacterium DNA encodes the following proteins:
- a CDS encoding type II toxin-antitoxin system PemK/MazF family toxin — MKQREIWQANLNPTKGSEQAGFRPVVIISGNLMNEYLNVVIACPLTSKLKNYKGHVILHPSDQNGLSEPSEILNFHVRSISKDRLMKRLGTISEKELELTKKGLNEIMTF; from the coding sequence ATGAAACAGCGCGAGATCTGGCAGGCAAATCTGAATCCGACAAAAGGCAGCGAACAGGCTGGTTTCCGACCTGTTGTGATCATTAGCGGAAATCTGATGAACGAGTACTTGAATGTGGTGATCGCCTGTCCGCTCACTTCCAAATTGAAGAACTACAAAGGGCACGTCATCCTGCATCCGTCTGACCAAAATGGATTATCGGAACCTTCAGAGATATTGAATTTCCATGTCCGCTCCATCTCAAAAGACCGCCTCATGAAGCGGCTCGGCACCATCAGCGAAAAAGAACTGGAACTGACCAAGAAGGGTTTGAATGAGATCATGACCTTTTAG
- a CDS encoding CopG family transcriptional regulator has protein sequence MATFTTTLPNDLLDLLSQKADEYHLAKNKLIEKALRVYLEQLTRAEYVKSYKRAANDSDALLMAEEGMADYLRQLNDE, from the coding sequence ATGGCAACCTTCACCACCACTCTCCCGAACGATCTTCTCGATCTTCTTTCTCAGAAGGCAGATGAATATCATCTTGCCAAGAACAAACTCATAGAAAAGGCACTTCGTGTTTATCTCGAACAGCTGACGCGAGCCGAATATGTGAAATCGTATAAGCGTGCGGCCAATGATTCGGATGCGCTGTTGATGGCCGAAGAAGGAATGGCGGATTATCTGCGTCAATTGAATGACGAATGA
- the purE gene encoding 5-(carboxyamino)imidazole ribonucleotide mutase → MSKPQVGIIMGSSSDLKVMKDAADVLKELGIEFEMTVVSAHRTPDRMFDYAKSAADRGLKVIIAGAGGAAHLPGMVASLTPLPVIGVPVKSSNSIDGWDSILSILQMPNGVPVATVALNAAKNAGILAAQIIGASDKEVLQRMADYKESLKDKVMQSKDEVEGYSS, encoded by the coding sequence ATGAGCAAACCACAAGTAGGCATAATCATGGGCAGCAGCTCGGATCTGAAAGTGATGAAAGACGCTGCCGATGTTCTCAAAGAACTGGGCATTGAATTCGAAATGACGGTTGTTTCGGCCCACCGAACCCCAGACCGAATGTTCGATTACGCCAAAAGTGCTGCAGACCGCGGCCTGAAAGTGATCATCGCTGGTGCTGGTGGTGCTGCACATTTGCCAGGAATGGTGGCTTCGTTGACACCGCTTCCTGTAATCGGTGTTCCTGTGAAAAGTTCCAACTCCATTGACGGTTGGGATAGCATTCTTTCCATCCTTCAAATGCCAAATGGTGTTCCTGTGGCGACTGTTGCCTTGAATGCCGCCAAAAATGCAGGCATTCTTGCTGCTCAGATCATTGGCGCTTCAGACAAAGAAGTGCTTCAGCGCATGGCCGATTACAAAGAAAGCCTGAAAGACAAGGTGATGCAAAGCAAGGACGAGGTTGAGGGGTATTCATCCTAA
- a CDS encoding 5-(carboxyamino)imidazole ribonucleotide synthase, whose protein sequence is MSYRPKTKLGILGGGQLGRMMIQETINIDVDVHVLDPDPDAPCRDISHSFTNGSFKDYDTVLAFGKDMDVVTIEIEHVNVDALEELEKQGVKVYPQPNVIRLIQDKGAQKEFYAEHGIPTSDYRLIGENEAENHTDFFPVFQKLRKGGYDGKGVQSLKSEEHLEKAFSEPSVLEKAVDLEKELSVIVARNASGEVKTFPTVELEFNPVANLVEFLFSPANVSDEVERTAQEIARTIAEKLEIVGLLAVELFLDKEGNVLVNEIAPRPHNSGHQSIEGNYTSQFMQHVRAILNISLGNTEIVKPSVMVNLLGEDGFSGEAQYEGLEDVLALKGVNVHLYGKRFTKPFRKMGHVTIIADTLEEAKSTAKKVQQTLKVKA, encoded by the coding sequence ATGAGTTACCGACCGAAGACAAAGCTGGGTATTTTGGGTGGCGGACAGTTGGGCCGTATGATGATCCAAGAGACCATCAACATTGATGTGGATGTTCATGTTTTGGATCCTGATCCGGATGCGCCTTGCCGCGATATTTCACACTCTTTTACCAACGGAAGTTTCAAGGATTACGATACGGTTCTCGCATTCGGAAAAGACATGGACGTGGTGACCATTGAGATCGAGCACGTGAATGTGGATGCGCTGGAGGAATTGGAGAAGCAAGGCGTAAAAGTTTATCCGCAACCGAATGTGATCCGGCTCATACAGGATAAAGGAGCCCAGAAAGAGTTTTATGCAGAACATGGAATTCCGACTTCGGATTACCGGTTGATAGGAGAAAATGAGGCTGAAAACCACACCGATTTCTTCCCTGTTTTTCAAAAATTGAGAAAAGGCGGTTACGATGGAAAAGGTGTTCAATCGCTGAAATCTGAGGAACATCTTGAAAAAGCATTCTCAGAACCAAGCGTGCTTGAAAAAGCGGTTGATCTTGAAAAGGAACTTTCAGTTATCGTTGCCAGAAACGCTTCAGGCGAAGTGAAAACCTTCCCAACGGTTGAGTTGGAGTTCAACCCAGTTGCCAATTTGGTGGAGTTTCTTTTCAGTCCAGCGAATGTTTCGGACGAAGTCGAAAGAACGGCTCAGGAAATTGCGCGAACCATCGCGGAAAAACTGGAGATCGTTGGTCTTCTGGCAGTAGAACTTTTCCTTGATAAAGAAGGGAATGTGCTGGTAAATGAAATTGCTCCGCGGCCACACAACAGCGGCCATCAGAGCATTGAAGGCAATTACACTTCGCAGTTCATGCAGCACGTTCGGGCCATTCTCAATATCAGTTTGGGAAACACGGAAATAGTGAAACCTTCGGTGATGGTGAATCTCCTTGGCGAAGACGGTTTTTCGGGCGAAGCCCAATACGAAGGCTTGGAAGATGTGCTTGCCCTGAAAGGTGTGAATGTGCATCTTTACGGAAAGCGGTTCACCAAACCGTTCCGCAAAATGGGCCACGTGACCATTATTGCAGATACATTGGAAGAGGCGAAAAGCACCGCCAAAAAAGTGCAACAAACCTTGAAAGTGAAAGCATGA
- a CDS encoding DUF255 domain-containing protein — protein MRTTFLIAGFLLLNTLGFAQTKWFEGTWKEAFDEAKKQNKYLFIDCYTDWCGWCKVADEKTFPTDVVANVLNQNFISVKVDMERGDGVVLGAKYRVLGYPSYLMFTPDGKLAGKMFGYKENPSDFVDAVKAALDESNQPNYPSKVTDKVEFPDFYVNSFTNKDKEEKRQNPEEGEVEKWLSAQKDRMSEAAWSVMYKFPLTEKYVEEFLKNRKAYTDLYGKVEVDEKVSGIAYGMLQKAMKSQDESDLQTVLDFADTFIEDDLEASKSMYQLKFCEGKGDWSGFAECVQKLIDFYGFENFLIDINNYSWTIYLNAENKEVIAKAIGWMSKVVDLDPQYMYLDTYAALLYRSGDYNSALKWADSAIAVGKASGENVQETENLRDNILKAKGGK, from the coding sequence ATGAGAACGACATTTCTTATTGCTGGATTTCTACTTCTGAACACGCTTGGATTTGCGCAGACCAAATGGTTTGAGGGAACTTGGAAAGAAGCGTTTGATGAGGCGAAAAAGCAGAACAAATACTTGTTTATTGACTGCTACACCGATTGGTGCGGATGGTGCAAAGTCGCGGATGAAAAGACATTTCCAACAGATGTGGTTGCAAATGTGTTGAACCAGAATTTCATTTCCGTGAAGGTTGACATGGAGCGTGGCGATGGCGTTGTGCTCGGTGCAAAATATCGTGTGCTGGGCTATCCGAGTTACCTGATGTTCACGCCCGATGGAAAGCTTGCGGGGAAGATGTTCGGTTACAAGGAGAATCCGAGTGATTTTGTGGATGCGGTGAAGGCGGCCCTTGATGAGTCGAACCAACCGAATTACCCATCGAAGGTCACGGACAAGGTCGAATTTCCTGATTTCTATGTGAATTCATTCACCAACAAGGACAAGGAGGAAAAGCGTCAAAACCCAGAAGAAGGCGAAGTGGAAAAGTGGCTTTCGGCACAGAAAGATCGGATGAGCGAAGCTGCATGGTCGGTGATGTACAAGTTCCCGCTGACAGAAAAGTACGTTGAGGAATTCCTGAAAAACCGAAAAGCATACACTGATCTTTACGGAAAAGTAGAGGTAGACGAGAAGGTTTCAGGAATTGCTTACGGAATGCTGCAGAAAGCGATGAAAAGCCAGGATGAATCCGACCTACAGACGGTTTTGGATTTCGCTGATACGTTTATTGAAGACGATCTGGAAGCCTCGAAATCCATGTATCAATTGAAATTCTGTGAAGGAAAAGGAGATTGGAGCGGCTTTGCCGAGTGCGTTCAGAAATTGATCGACTTCTACGGGTTCGAGAATTTCCTCATCGATATCAACAATTACAGTTGGACCATTTACTTGAACGCGGAGAACAAGGAAGTGATCGCCAAAGCCATCGGCTGGATGTCGAAGGTGGTGGACTTGGATCCGCAGTACATGTATCTCGACACGTATGCTGCGCTACTCTACAGATCGGGCGACTATAATTCTGCGCTTAAATGGGCAGACAGCGCCATTGCCGTTGGAAAGGCGAGCGGGGAGAACGTTCAAGAAACGGAGAATCTGCGAGACAATATCCTGAAAGCCAAAGGCGGTAAGTAA
- the hpt gene encoding hypoxanthine phosphoribosyltransferase, with protein sequence MADTIQLHDLEFVPYFSEDEVRKTVAEMAVKVNQRFQGKSPLFVVVLNGAFMFGSDLIKQITVNCEVSFLRVSSYRGTSSTGEVKEMMPIGTDVAGRDVVFLEDIVDTGKTMGEIKQKMLDAGASSVSICTLLFKPDAFQGSYRIDFIGQEIPDRFVVGYGLDYDGLGRNLPAIYQIKPNN encoded by the coding sequence ATGGCAGATACCATTCAACTTCACGACCTCGAATTTGTGCCTTACTTCTCGGAAGATGAGGTTCGAAAAACCGTGGCTGAAATGGCCGTTAAGGTCAATCAGCGGTTTCAGGGAAAATCACCTCTTTTTGTTGTTGTGCTGAATGGAGCCTTCATGTTCGGTTCTGATCTTATTAAGCAGATCACGGTGAATTGCGAAGTGAGCTTTCTACGCGTGAGTTCTTATCGTGGAACGTCATCCACGGGAGAAGTGAAGGAGATGATGCCGATAGGAACTGATGTTGCTGGAAGAGATGTTGTCTTTTTAGAAGATATTGTGGACACGGGAAAAACCATGGGTGAGATCAAACAGAAGATGTTGGATGCTGGAGCCAGTTCGGTGAGCATTTGCACGCTTCTGTTCAAGCCAGATGCATTTCAAGGAAGCTATCGCATCGATTTCATCGGGCAGGAAATACCAGACAGATTTGTGGTGGGTTACGGGTTGGACTATGACGGTCTTGGTCGCAATCTGCCAGCTATTTACCAGATAAAACCAAATAATTAA
- a CDS encoding adenylate kinase, giving the protein MLNIVLFGPPGAGKGTQSEKLISHYGLVHISTGDVFRFNIKNETDLGKLAKSYMDEGELVPDEVTINMLGAEVEKNPNAKGFIFDGFPRTSAQAAALDKLLEGKNTSVSMMVALDVPEEELKTRLLKRAEVSGRADDADPAVIQNRIDVYNAQTAPVAEFYKSQGKLRLVNGVGSIEEIFGRICSAIAKPD; this is encoded by the coding sequence ATGTTGAATATTGTGCTGTTCGGCCCTCCGGGAGCTGGAAAGGGAACCCAGTCAGAAAAATTGATCAGCCACTATGGGCTCGTTCACATTTCAACCGGAGACGTGTTCCGTTTCAATATCAAAAATGAAACTGACCTCGGAAAATTGGCCAAAAGCTATATGGACGAAGGCGAGTTGGTACCAGATGAAGTGACCATCAATATGTTGGGTGCTGAGGTTGAGAAGAATCCCAACGCCAAGGGTTTCATCTTTGATGGTTTCCCACGAACCTCTGCCCAAGCAGCTGCATTGGATAAACTTCTTGAAGGGAAGAACACTTCCGTAAGCATGATGGTAGCGTTGGATGTGCCGGAAGAGGAATTGAAAACGCGTCTTCTCAAAAGAGCCGAGGTTTCGGGCCGTGCAGATGATGCCGACCCAGCCGTTATCCAAAACAGAATTGACGTCTATAATGCACAGACCGCTCCGGTTGCAGAGTTCTACAAATCGCAAGGAAAACTCCGATTGGTGAATGGCGTTGGTTCCATTGAGGAGATTTTTGGCCGTATCTGTAGTGCCATTGCAAAGCCTGATTGA
- the obgE gene encoding GTPase ObgE has protein sequence MMKSNFIDHVRICCRSGKGGAGSSHLFRSRGNPLGGPDGGDGGRGGHVIMRGNKQMWTLLHLRYRKHIIAGGGENGGKSEATGASGKDEVIEVPLGTVAKDAETGEVLFEITEDGEEQILVAGGRGGRGNVHFKSSTNQTPRYAQPGEPGQEEWRILELKILADVGLVGFPNAGKSTLLSVVSAAKPEIADYAFTTLVPNLGIVSYRDHQSFVMADIPGIIEGAHEGKGLGLRFLRHIERNSILLFLVPADADDVVSEYHVLLNELEQYNPELLDKERVLAVSKCDMLDEELKKELASTINLDIPVVYISSVAQTGIQELKDVLWEKMHIDKQF, from the coding sequence ATTATGAAAAGCAATTTCATAGACCACGTCCGAATCTGTTGTCGCAGCGGCAAAGGAGGTGCAGGTTCATCGCATCTGTTCCGTTCGCGAGGTAACCCGTTGGGCGGGCCCGATGGCGGTGATGGCGGCCGCGGTGGTCATGTCATTATGCGCGGCAACAAGCAAATGTGGACGCTTCTTCACCTGCGTTATCGCAAACACATCATTGCAGGGGGTGGTGAGAATGGCGGCAAATCGGAAGCAACCGGTGCCAGCGGAAAAGATGAGGTCATCGAGGTTCCTTTGGGAACAGTGGCCAAGGATGCCGAAACGGGAGAAGTCCTCTTTGAAATAACCGAAGATGGCGAGGAGCAGATCCTTGTTGCGGGAGGTCGCGGTGGAAGAGGAAATGTCCACTTCAAATCATCCACCAATCAAACACCACGTTATGCGCAACCGGGCGAGCCCGGACAGGAAGAATGGAGAATTCTCGAATTGAAAATTCTGGCCGATGTCGGATTGGTAGGTTTTCCCAATGCGGGAAAGTCGACCTTGCTTTCGGTTGTTTCGGCAGCCAAACCGGAAATTGCGGATTACGCATTCACCACGTTGGTTCCTAATTTGGGTATCGTCAGCTATCGCGATCATCAGTCGTTCGTGATGGCAGACATTCCGGGGATCATTGAAGGTGCTCATGAGGGCAAAGGACTCGGATTGCGTTTCCTGCGCCACATTGAGCGTAACTCAATTCTGCTGTTTCTTGTACCCGCAGATGCGGATGATGTGGTAAGCGAATATCATGTGCTACTGAATGAACTGGAGCAGTACAATCCAGAGCTTTTGGACAAGGAGCGGGTACTGGCCGTTTCCAAATGCGATATGTTGGATGAGGAATTGAAAAAGGAGTTGGCTTCCACCATCAACTTGGATATCCCCGTTGTCTACATCTCATCGGTTGCTCAAACTGGAATACAGGAACTGAAAGATGTGCTCTGGGAGAAAATGCATATTGATAAGCAATTTTAA
- a CDS encoding T9SS type A sorting domain-containing protein, producing the protein MKKIYMSLLAVAVTGGAMAQSFVQQEVTKVVARQIELPTTDGNAAATATDTLGWDELGGSLIQYSSASGYVFGTNALTNPQNPSQVQYNLEYARGFLANSAYTVIGAGFIFGSKEDVSGSPAAAKAKLYNIAANRAFDDVQATSATADGPSATMLTSADVAFADADTNFPSMTWVNFDSEAWVGSDFAIGLDISPLYGTPADTLVLLADSDGDSDGLYTWTRIGLSPTAGPSQSLWFQSTAMLQGGLDVNLAIFAVVAESGTGIEEQGFLNGVKMTTYPNPSLASDNITIQYGLETAAKRVDVNIYSTTGQLVYNAAQGAKASGVYRLNVPAGTLSAGSYIYTIDADGKRMAKRMEVLK; encoded by the coding sequence ATGAAAAAAATCTACATGTCTTTATTGGCTGTTGCTGTAACAGGCGGGGCCATGGCGCAATCATTCGTTCAGCAGGAAGTGACAAAAGTTGTCGCCCGCCAGATCGAACTGCCAACCACTGACGGAAATGCTGCTGCTACGGCAACCGATACGTTGGGTTGGGATGAGTTGGGTGGCTCACTTATCCAGTATAGCTCTGCCAGCGGTTACGTATTCGGTACCAATGCACTTACCAATCCACAGAACCCAAGCCAAGTTCAATACAATCTTGAGTACGCCAGAGGCTTCCTCGCAAACAGTGCTTATACCGTGATCGGTGCCGGATTCATTTTCGGTTCTAAAGAAGACGTCAGTGGTTCTCCGGCTGCGGCTAAAGCCAAGCTTTATAATATTGCTGCGAACAGAGCATTTGACGATGTGCAGGCAACCTCGGCAACTGCTGATGGCCCATCTGCCACTATGTTGACAAGTGCTGATGTTGCCTTCGCTGATGCAGATACGAACTTTCCATCCATGACCTGGGTGAATTTTGATTCTGAGGCTTGGGTAGGATCCGATTTTGCAATTGGTCTTGATATTTCTCCTTTGTACGGAACACCAGCGGACACACTGGTTCTTCTTGCTGACTCCGATGGTGATTCTGATGGCCTGTACACTTGGACGCGCATTGGGCTGAGTCCAACTGCTGGTCCTTCACAATCATTGTGGTTTCAAAGTACAGCCATGCTGCAAGGCGGTTTGGATGTTAACTTGGCCATCTTTGCCGTTGTAGCTGAAAGCGGAACTGGCATTGAAGAGCAAGGTTTCTTGAACGGTGTGAAAATGACCACTTATCCAAACCCGTCTTTGGCGTCAGACAACATTACTATCCAGTACGGTTTGGAAACTGCTGCAAAGCGTGTGGATGTGAACATCTATTCAACAACTGGACAGTTGGTTTACAATGCAGCTCAGGGTGCTAAGGCCAGCGGAGTTTACCGTTTGAATGTTCCTGCTGGAACATTGAGCGCTGGTTCTTACATCTACACGATTGATGCTGATGGAAAGAGAATGGCTAAGAGAATGGAGGTTCTGAAATAA
- a CDS encoding ATP-binding cassette domain-containing protein, producing MIEVKGLNKSFGDHHVLKGIDAQFIKGQVNIIIGQSGSGKTVLTKCMVGLFDVDSGTIEYDGRDFASMSFKEKKSIRKDIGMLFQGGALFDSMTVEANVMFPLSMFTDQSMAERRERALFCLERVNLPNAAKLFPSELSGGMKKRVAIARAIATNPNYLFCDEPNSGLDPKTGLVIDQLIKEITDEYNITTIVITHDMNSVIEIGDNIHFIYKGEKWWEGSKEEILKTNNQEVVDFVYASKFMKRVRADLAK from the coding sequence ATGATAGAAGTAAAGGGGCTGAATAAGAGTTTTGGTGATCACCATGTGCTGAAAGGAATTGATGCTCAGTTCATCAAAGGACAGGTCAACATCATTATCGGACAAAGTGGCTCTGGAAAGACCGTGCTTACCAAATGCATGGTCGGGCTGTTTGATGTAGATTCTGGAACCATCGAATATGATGGACGGGATTTCGCCTCCATGAGTTTTAAGGAAAAGAAGTCCATTAGAAAAGATATTGGGATGCTTTTCCAAGGTGGTGCGCTTTTCGATTCGATGACCGTGGAAGCAAATGTGATGTTCCCTTTGTCGATGTTTACCGATCAATCGATGGCTGAAAGACGTGAACGTGCTCTTTTTTGTCTTGAGAGAGTGAACCTTCCGAATGCCGCCAAATTGTTTCCATCCGAATTGAGCGGTGGTATGAAGAAGCGTGTGGCCATTGCACGTGCCATTGCCACCAATCCGAATTACCTGTTCTGTGATGAACCGAACTCAGGTCTTGACCCCAAGACGGGTCTTGTTATCGATCAGCTGATAAAAGAGATCACAGACGAATACAATATCACAACCATCGTCATCACCCACGATATGAACTCTGTGATCGAGATCGGTGACAACATCCATTTCATTTATAAGGGCGAGAAATGGTGGGAAGGCTCCAAGGAAGAGATCCTGAAAACGAATAATCAGGAAGTTGTGGATTTCGTGTATGCTTCAAAATTTATGAAGCGTGTGCGGGCCGACCTGGCGAAATGA
- a CDS encoding ABC transporter permease, which translates to MGLFYHIGQYVLWMGRVFRRPEKWSIYRQRVFEEVQNVGYASLGLVAIVSTFMGAVLTIQLAYNIDSPLIPMYTVGLGVRDSLILEFSPTIISIILAGKVGSSIAGEIGTMRVTDQIDALDIMGVNSTGYLVGPKMVAAIICNPFIVVISMILGMIGGYAAGILTGEVAGSTFIYGIQYWFQPFYVTYALIKTVVFAVIITTVPAYFGYHASGGALEVGRASTVSVVYSIVIVLTFNLILTQMILQ; encoded by the coding sequence ATGGGCTTATTCTATCACATCGGGCAGTACGTACTTTGGATGGGTCGCGTATTCAGGAGACCCGAAAAATGGAGCATCTATCGGCAACGGGTCTTTGAAGAAGTTCAAAATGTTGGATATGCTTCGTTGGGATTGGTAGCTATCGTCAGCACTTTCATGGGTGCGGTTCTCACCATTCAGTTGGCCTATAATATCGACAGTCCGCTCATTCCCATGTACACGGTCGGTCTCGGTGTGCGGGATTCACTTATTCTGGAATTCTCTCCTACCATCATCAGTATTATCCTTGCTGGTAAAGTGGGTTCGAGCATTGCTGGAGAGATCGGGACCATGCGCGTAACCGACCAAATTGATGCATTGGACATCATGGGCGTGAACTCAACGGGCTATCTGGTAGGACCAAAAATGGTGGCCGCCATCATCTGCAATCCTTTCATTGTGGTCATTAGTATGATCTTAGGGATGATCGGAGGTTATGCCGCTGGCATTCTTACAGGAGAGGTTGCGGGAAGCACTTTCATCTACGGAATCCAATATTGGTTTCAACCGTTTTACGTGACCTATGCACTTATCAAAACAGTGGTATTTGCAGTTATTATCACCACAGTTCCTGCTTACTTCGGCTATCATGCATCAGGAGGTGCCTTGGAGGTTGGCCGCGCAAGTACGGTATCGGTGGTTTACAGCATCGTTATCGTACTTACATTCAACCTTATTCTCACCCAAATGATCCTTCAATGA
- a CDS encoding ferrous iron transport protein A, with the protein MVLHSVDFVATFVLRRIILNNVTAKDLTLGQQAIVSSFSDETLAGYLAERGVVAGERLSIERIAPFGDPIAIRVSDHVLCLRRKEASFIQVQPESF; encoded by the coding sequence CTGGTACTTCATTCGGTTGATTTTGTAGCTACTTTCGTCCTGCGAAGAATCATTCTAAATAACGTGACGGCTAAAGATCTTACACTCGGACAACAGGCAATCGTTTCCTCCTTTTCGGATGAGACGTTGGCTGGGTACTTGGCCGAGCGTGGTGTGGTAGCAGGCGAACGGTTGTCCATTGAGCGCATTGCTCCATTTGGCGATCCGATCGCGATCAGAGTTTCTGACCACGTACTTTGCCTGAGAAGGAAAGAGGCTTCGTTTATTCAAGTTCAGCCAGAATCATTCTGA
- the feoB gene encoding ferrous iron transport protein B, protein MIEGKETLKVALVGNPNSGKTSLFNKLTGLHQKVGNFPGITVEKKSGSFKQNGTLVEVVDLPGTYSLQPRSVDEKVAAEALLDAANPDHPELVLIVVDASHLKTSMYLALQVLEQKIPAILVLNMADQLPRVAAELDLEVLSTELGVPVLKTVAREGIGIHELKAAVLQHPLNTPVVGWNGEKEERHFIIKRILGRAKADSPVAAHEITKKLDDVLTHPIWGLIIFLSMLGLMFQGIYSWASYPMEWIENLFAVGGNFLSEVLPKNFLSRLLVEGIWAGLGGVIIFIPQIAILFLFVILLEETGYMARVSFIADGWLRKFGLQGRSIVPLIGGVACAVPAILAARTISNRKERLITIMVTPFMSCSARLPVYALLIALVIPIGFQGLALLFMYLLGVAMALVAALVLKRTIPNTEDSHFILELPDYRLPKLSNVLMEITRKVTQFVKSAGSIIVLVSVLLWLGASFGPSDRFETIEKKYAGVEHAEQQKNAELLENSYIGILGKTIHPVIAPLGYDWKIGIALITSFAAREVFVGTMATIYSVGSADEMTSIREKMAAQKDPKTGEPLYGLPFGLSLLVFYAFAMQCMSTLAVVKTETGTWKWPLIQLVMMTGVAYVSSLAVYSLASLL, encoded by the coding sequence ATGATAGAAGGGAAAGAGACGTTGAAGGTCGCTTTGGTCGGCAATCCAAACAGCGGCAAAACGTCCCTCTTCAACAAACTCACAGGTCTTCATCAGAAGGTCGGGAACTTTCCAGGCATAACGGTTGAGAAAAAGTCGGGTTCGTTCAAACAGAACGGAACATTGGTGGAGGTTGTCGACCTGCCTGGAACGTACAGTTTGCAACCGCGTTCTGTGGATGAGAAAGTTGCTGCCGAAGCACTTTTGGACGCTGCAAATCCAGACCATCCTGAACTTGTATTGATCGTTGTCGATGCTTCGCATTTGAAAACCAGCATGTATCTGGCGCTTCAGGTGCTTGAGCAGAAAATCCCAGCAATTCTGGTTCTAAATATGGCCGATCAACTGCCTCGCGTAGCGGCCGAGCTCGATCTGGAAGTGCTTTCCACCGAACTTGGAGTGCCTGTGCTGAAAACAGTCGCGCGGGAAGGGATCGGCATCCATGAACTGAAAGCTGCGGTCCTGCAACATCCGCTCAACACACCTGTTGTCGGTTGGAATGGCGAGAAGGAAGAACGTCATTTTATCATCAAGCGAATCTTGGGAAGAGCTAAAGCAGACAGTCCTGTTGCAGCGCACGAGATCACCAAAAAACTGGATGATGTACTGACACATCCTATCTGGGGATTGATTATCTTCCTTTCCATGTTGGGACTGATGTTCCAAGGAATCTATTCCTGGGCATCCTATCCCATGGAATGGATCGAGAACCTGTTTGCCGTGGGTGGGAATTTCCTTTCCGAGGTTCTGCCCAAAAATTTTCTCTCAAGATTATTGGTTGAAGGAATTTGGGCTGGATTGGGCGGTGTGATCATCTTCATACCGCAGATCGCCATCCTTTTCCTGTTTGTGATCCTGTTGGAAGAAACGGGCTACATGGCCCGTGTGAGTTTTATTGCAGATGGTTGGCTTCGGAAATTCGGGTTGCAGGGAAGGTCCATTGTGCCGCTGATCGGTGGCGTGGCCTGCGCGGTCCCAGCGATTCTGGCGGCACGCACTATCTCAAACAGGAAGGAAAGGCTCATCACCATTATGGTCACGCCATTTATGAGCTGTTCGGCACGTTTACCCGTTTATGCATTGCTTATTGCGTTGGTCATTCCAATAGGTTTTCAGGGTTTGGCGCTGCTGTTCATGTACCTTCTTGGTGTTGCCATGGCGCTGGTTGCGGCTTTGGTTCTGAAACGCACTATTCCGAATACAGAAGACAGCCATTTCATCTTGGAACTCCCCGATTATCGGCTTCCCAAATTGAGCAATGTGCTGATGGAGATCACAAGGAAAGTGACGCAGTTCGTCAAAAGTGCGGGAAGCATCATTGTGTTGGTTTCGGTGCTGCTGTGGTTGGGGGCTTCCTTTGGTCCGAGTGACCGCTTCGAAACCATCGAAAAGAAATACGCGGGCGTTGAACACGCTGAACAGCAGAAGAATGCCGAACTCTTGGAGAATTCCTACATCGGAATTTTGGGAAAGACCATTCATCCCGTTATTGCTCCATTGGGTTACGACTGGAAGATCGGGATTGCGCTGATCACATCTTTCGCTGCGCGCGAAGTATTTGTAGGAACGATGGCCACGATCTACAGCGTGGGTTCGGCAGACGAAATGACCTCTATCCGAGAGAAAATGGCCGCGCAGAAAGACCCGAAAACGGGCGAGCCGCTCTACGGTCTTCCCTTCGGGCTTTCACTCCTTGTATTTTATGCTTTCGCGATGCAGTGCATGAGCACGTTGGCCGTGGTGAAGACGGAAACAGGCACGTGGAAATGGCCGCTGATCCAGTTGGTGATGATGACGGGCGTTGCCTACGTTTCGAGCCTTGCGGTTTACAGCTTGGCGAGTTTACTTTAG